The following are encoded together in the Babylonia areolata isolate BAREFJ2019XMU chromosome 18, ASM4173473v1, whole genome shotgun sequence genome:
- the LOC143292287 gene encoding uncharacterized protein LOC143292287, with product MGFIPWDNPENIISQETEKVVDTVVGAICLPVLFLISVPCNLLNMLVFWMQGLKERINLCLFYLSFVDFVHMLNSFLFNFERIRLPFSITVEFGPVMEFIVDHGLIGFVRGFTWISGCVSMLIASERCLCVVSPLRSQTFLKTTTTAAVLSLATVLILTGSLMIGLRWSLICVWDTATNTTSIVIYTSTFFRQYEAHLDVLTFFLTTLQLFFYVTVVTATTIVTSVKLKKMAAWRKQTSSSTLSSREVALTRMLIAVSILYVICSVPSIATGAAGQASTAHKVQDSLPYRWMFMMQAL from the exons ATGGGTTTCATCCCCTGGGACAACCCAGAGAACATCATCAGTCAGGAGACGGAAAAGGTTGTGGACACGGTGGTTGGTGCCATATGTCTGCCcgttctctttctcatctctgtcCCTTGCAATCTGCTCAACATGCTGGTGTTTTGGATGCAAGGCCTCAAAGAACGCATCAACCTgtgtctcttctatctctccttTGTCGATTTTGTTCACATGCTCAACAGCTTCCTGTTCAACTTTGAGAGAATTCGTCTTCCCTTCTCCATCACGGTGGAGTTTGGTCCTGTGATGGAGTTCATTGTGGACCATGGTCTGATTGGTTTTGTTCGTGGCTTCACATGGATCTCAGGCTGTGTGTCCATGCTGATCGCGTcagagaggtgtctgtgtgtggtcagcCCTCTCCGTTCTCAAACCTTTCTGAAAACCACAACCACTGCTGCTGTGCTTTCTCTGGCCACTGTGCTCATTTTAACAGGGTCTCTGATGATCGGTCTGAGGTGGAGTTTGATCTGTGTGTGGGATACAGCCACCAACACCACATCCATAGTAATCTACACCAGCACCTTCTTTAGGCAGTATGAAGCTCACTTGGACGTCTTGACTTTCTTTCTGACCACTCTCCAGCTTTTCTTCTACGTCACTGTTGTCACAGCAACGACGATTGTGACGTCAGTGAAGCTGAAGAAAATGGCGGCGTGGAGAAAACAAACATCGTCATCGACCTTGTCGTCGCGAGAAGTGGCGTTGACACGCATGCTGATCGCTGTTTCCATTCTCTACGTCATCTGCTCTGTGCCCTCCATTGCCACAG gtgcGGCTGGACAGGCCAGTACG GCGCACAAGGTACAGGACTCTCTACCGTACAGGTGGATGTTCATGATGCAAGCCCTATAG